The Novosphingobium sp. Gsoil 351 genome contains the following window.
GCACGAGGATTCCGGTCGCCGGTAGTCCCAGCATCCGCCGGTTGCGCTGGAACGACGCCATCGAGCGCGAGGGCGCGCGTTCGACCAGCTCGACCGGTGCGAACCAGGCGTTGCCGGGATCGTTGGTGCCCGATACCAGCCCGATCGTGAACCACTCGCGCGCCAGATAGCGCAGGGTCTTGCTCTCGCCGTCGGTTCCCGGCTCACGTCCGCCGAAATCGTCGCTGGCGAGCGTTTCGATGTGTCTGCGCAGCGCGGCTTCCAGCCCACGGTCGGCGTCGGTCGTACCCGCCTGCGCCGGTCCGAGTGCTAGCGAAGCCAGCAAAAGCGCAAGGCACCGACGTGACAAGAAGCTCTCCCGCACTCGACTCGTCGCCGAAGCGCTACGCTTCATCGCACAACTCGATGTTTGCCGAAAGCGCAGCCCGCGTATTCGTTCCTGACAAAACGCTTTGCGGCGAAGCACTTCCGCCGGACGGCGAATTGGACCGCTACTCAGCGGTCCAGCCGCCATCCATGCTGATGTTGGAGCCGGTGATCTGCGCGGCATCGTCGCGGCACAGGAACAGCGCCATCGCCGCGACCTGTTCGGGCAAAACGAACTGGCGCGTGGGCTGGCGCACCAGCATCACGTCGTTGAGCACCTGTTCGCGGCTCAGCCCGCGCGCCGCCATCGTATCGGGGATCTGGTTTTCCACCAGCGGCGTCCAGACATAGCCGGGGCTGATGCAATTGGCGGTGATCCCGCTGGTCGCCATTTCCAGCGCCAGCGTCTTGGTCAGTCCGGCAAGACCGTGCTTGGCGGAGACATAGGCGGCCTTGAACGGCGAAGCGGTCAGCGAATGCGCGCTGGCGGTGGCAATGATCCGGCCCCAGCCCTTCGCCTTCATGTGCGGGATCGCCAGCCGCGCGGCGTCGAACGCGGCAGTCAGGTTGAGCGCGATGATCGCGTCCCACTTTTCCACCGGAAACTCCTCGACCGGCGCGACATGCTGCATCCCGGCGTTGCTGATCAGGATGTCGACCCCGCCGAATGCCTTCGCCGCCGCCGCCATCAACGCCTCGACCCCGTAGCGGCGGGTCAGGTCGGCATCGACGTGGATGGCCGGCGCTCCGCTCGTCGCGCTCAGCGCGGCGGTTTCGGCGGCGATCGCATCGGCGTCGCCGAAACCGTTGATCACCAGGGTCGCGCCCTCGGCAGCGAGCGCCTTGGCATAAGCCAGCCCGATCCCCGAGGTGGACCCCGTGACCAGCGCGCATTTGCCCTTGAGGAACATTGACCGGCCCCGCAGTGTTGTTACCCGAATGGTGGCCGCCTTTGCGGCTCGGCCAACGGTTGTCCAGTGCCAACAAGGGGGGAGCGTGCGATGCGGCTCGACGATTTCGATCCCAACAGCGTCAACATCGGCGACCAGCGCGGCAGCGGGTTCTCGCTCGGCGGTACTGGCGGCCGAGTAGGCTGCGGCAGCATCGTGATAGCGCTGATCGCGGCGCTCGTGTTCGGGGTCGATCCGGGGCAGATGCTCGGCGGGGCGCAGGATTCAGGTGCCGGGCAGGTGCAGACCCAGGGCGGAACCAACGCCACTGAAAGCTGCTCGGTCGATGCGGTCAGCCGCGAAAGCTGCAACGCCTTAAGCTCGCTCAACAAGACCTGGGCACCGCTGTTCGAAGCAGCCAAGATCCCGTTCACCCCGCCGCGGCTGGTGTTCTATTCGCAAATGGGCCGATCGGGCTGCGGCACCGCGCAAAGCGCGATGGGACCGTTCTACTGCCCGCAGGATCAGAGCATCTACCTCGACACCGACTTCTACAGGGAACTTGAGCAGCGGCTCGGCGCGGGTGGTGATTTCGCCCGCAATTACGTGATCGCGCACGAATACGGCCACCATATCCAGAAATTGCTGGGCGTGGCGGATCAGGTGCAAAGCGCACAGCAGTCGAACCCGAGCCAGGCCAATCCGCTACAGGTGGCCATGGAACTCCAGGCCGATTGCTACGCGGGGGTCTGGGCCGGACGCAACAAAGACCGGATCGACCAGGGCGATCTGGAAGAAGGCCTCAACGCCGCGCACTCGATCGGCGACGACGTGCTGACCAAGGGTCAGGTCGCCGAGGCCTCGTTCACCCACGGGTCGGCGGCGCAACGGATGGAGTGGCTGCGCAGGGGCATTTCCACCGCCGACGAAGACCAGTGCGACACATTCGCCGCATTCAAGCGCTAGGCCGGAACGACTCGCCGCAAACCGCGTAGTCCAGGCAGGACGAAACGGCGCCGTCGTGCGACGCTTCATTTCCTGACAAGGGGATAGCCCATGCGGGTCGCACTGCCGTTAGCCATCGTTGCTTTCTTTTCCGCCGCCATGCCTCTCAGCGCGCAAACCGTGGTCGATCCCGACAACGTCCGCGCGACCGACGTGATGCTTTCGCCGCTGTCCGACGTGAATATCCGCAAAAGGGCGATTCCGCCAGCGCTCGTCTCCGCGCTCGCCGATCCCTACAGCCTCACGGGCCTGAAGACCTGCGCGGGCTACACAACCGCGATCATGGACCTAGACGTTGCGCTGGGCGACGATTTCGACGTCGCGACTGGCCAGAAGACAGACATGGAGAACGTCGGCAACAGCGCGGGCACGATCGCCAAGTCGCTGATCGGCAGCTTCATCCCGTTCCGCGGCGTCATCAGGGAAGTCTCCGGCGCCAACGCCCAGCAGCGCGCCTGGGACCGCGCGCTCTATGCCGGATCGGTCCGCCGCGCCTTTCTCAAGGGGATGGGCCAGTCAAAGGGTTGCGCCTATCCCGCCGCCCCGGCCACCCCGCAGGTTGTCGCCATGCTGACTGCCAAGCGCCAGGCCGAGCGTGCCGCCAGGAACGCAAAGCCGGCCCCCGCCGAACGAACCGCGGGCGCTCCGGTCGAAGTCGCGATGCAAGCGCGGGCGGTCGTCCAGCCGGTGAGCGTCGCCCGCCGCTAGCAATCCGGAGCTTTCCCCGCGGCGCGCGTTCGCCTAGCAGGCGAGCATGCGCGTGGCCGACTGCCATAACATCGACGATTTCCGCGAGCTGGCGCGGCGCCGGCTGCCGTGGCCGGTGTTCGACTACATCGACGGCGCCGCCGACGACGAGTTGACCAAGGCGCGCAACACTGCCGCCTTCGCCGACGTCGATCTGGTCCCCGACGTTCTCGCCGGGGTCGCGGAATTCGATACCTCGTGCACGATCATGGGCCGGCGCAGCGCGCTGCCCCTGATGCTCTCGCCCACCGCTTTGCAGCGGGTGTTCCATTGGCAGGGCGAGCGCGCGGTGGCGCGTGCGGCCGAGAAGTTCGGGGTATGGTTCGGCATTTCCAGCCTCGCCACGGTGAGCATCGAAGAGATCGCCGCGCTGACCAGCGGACCCAAGCTGTTCCAGCTTTATGTCCACAAGGACCAGGGCCTCAACCGATCGATGATTGAGCGCTGCCAGGCCGCGAAGTTCGATTGCATCGCGCTGACCGTGGACACCATCGTTTCGGGCAAGCGCGAGCGCTGCGCGCGCAGCGGCTTCACTTCCCCGCCGCGGTTCACGGCGCGCAACCTGCTCGGCTATGCGATGAAGCCGCGCTGGGGGCTCGACTACCTTCTGCGCGAGAAGTTCGCGCTGCCCAACCTCGATACGCACGTGCTCGAAGGAACCGGCGAGGCGGTGTCGATCGCGGGCTATTTCAATACGATGCTGGACACTTCGATGGACTGGCGCACCGCGGCGAAGATCCGCGAGGAATGGGGCGGCACGTTCTGCCTCAAGGGCGTGATGAGCGCCGCCGACGCGCGCCGCGCGGTCGAGATCGGGGCCGACGCGATCATGATCTCCAACCACGGCGGGCGCCAGCTCGACGGCAGCCGTGCTCCGTTCGACCAGCTCGCCGAGATCGTCGACGCGGTCGGCGGCGAGATCGAGGTGATCTGCGACGGCGGGGTCCGCCGTGGCACGCACGTCCTCAAGGCGCTGGCGAACGGGGCGACCGCGGCCTCGGGCGGGCGGCTGTACCTCTACGCGCTCGCCGCGGCGGGGCAGGCGGGAGTCGAACGCGCGCTGACGATCCTCAAGGACGAAATCGAGCGCGGCATGCGGCTGATGGGCGTGACCAGCGTCGACCGACTGACCCGCGACCGGCTGCGGCGGCGCTAGGAGATTTGCGATGCCCGACGGCGATAGAGTGCAGAACGGCAACGTCGCGCTGCTGATCGATGCGGACAACGCTTCGGCCGGCGGGCTCGACCAGACTCTGACCATCCTCGCCGAACTCGGCGCGGTCAACGTCCGCCGCGCCTACGGCAACTGGAGCAAGCCAGGCCTCAAGAGCTGGGTCGCGCTGATTCAGAAATACGCGATCGAGCCGCAGCAGCAGTTCGATATCACCAAGGGCAAGAACGCCACCGACATGAAGATGACCATCGATGCGATGGACCTGCTCTACTCAGGTCGGGTCGACGGCTTCGGGATCATGTCGAGCGACAGCGACTTCATGCCGATCGCGATGCGCATCCGCCAAAACGGGCTGCCGGTTTACGGCTTCGGGACCAGCCGCACGCCCGAAGGTTTCCGCCAGGCCTGCACCCGGTTCATCGATCTGAACGCGGCCGAGCAGACCGCCAGCGAGCCCGATGACAAGACCGGTGTTGCACCACCGGTCGGCGACGACCTGGTCAAGCTGCTGGGCGATGCGTTGAAGGCGTCAAAGCGCGACGAGAGCGGTTTCGCCAGCATCTCCGAGGTGGGCCGCCGGGCCAGTGCTCGGTCATCATTCGACGCGCGCAGCTATGGCTTTCAACGCCTGTCCGATCTGGTCCAGTCGCTCGCCCAGTTCCAGACCGAGCGCCGCAACGGGGAACTGTTTATGAAGCGGCTTCGCTGAGCGCATGGACAAGCTCGCCGAAATCGTCGCGACCAAGCGCGCCGAAGTGGCCGCGCGAAGGCTGCGCGAACCTGTCTCCGCGCTGCGCGAACTGGCCGCGGCGCAGGTACGGCCGCGCGGGTTC
Protein-coding sequences here:
- a CDS encoding neutral zinc metallopeptidase, with the translated sequence MRLDDFDPNSVNIGDQRGSGFSLGGTGGRVGCGSIVIALIAALVFGVDPGQMLGGAQDSGAGQVQTQGGTNATESCSVDAVSRESCNALSSLNKTWAPLFEAAKIPFTPPRLVFYSQMGRSGCGTAQSAMGPFYCPQDQSIYLDTDFYRELEQRLGAGGDFARNYVIAHEYGHHIQKLLGVADQVQSAQQSNPSQANPLQVAMELQADCYAGVWAGRNKDRIDQGDLEEGLNAAHSIGDDVLTKGQVAEASFTHGSAAQRMEWLRRGISTADEDQCDTFAAFKR
- a CDS encoding NYN domain-containing protein translates to MPDGDRVQNGNVALLIDADNASAGGLDQTLTILAELGAVNVRRAYGNWSKPGLKSWVALIQKYAIEPQQQFDITKGKNATDMKMTIDAMDLLYSGRVDGFGIMSSDSDFMPIAMRIRQNGLPVYGFGTSRTPEGFRQACTRFIDLNAAEQTASEPDDKTGVAPPVGDDLVKLLGDALKASKRDESGFASISEVGRRASARSSFDARSYGFQRLSDLVQSLAQFQTERRNGELFMKRLR
- a CDS encoding alpha-hydroxy acid oxidase, whose translation is MRVADCHNIDDFRELARRRLPWPVFDYIDGAADDELTKARNTAAFADVDLVPDVLAGVAEFDTSCTIMGRRSALPLMLSPTALQRVFHWQGERAVARAAEKFGVWFGISSLATVSIEEIAALTSGPKLFQLYVHKDQGLNRSMIERCQAAKFDCIALTVDTIVSGKRERCARSGFTSPPRFTARNLLGYAMKPRWGLDYLLREKFALPNLDTHVLEGTGEAVSIAGYFNTMLDTSMDWRTAAKIREEWGGTFCLKGVMSAADARRAVEIGADAIMISNHGGRQLDGSRAPFDQLAEIVDAVGGEIEVICDGGVRRGTHVLKALANGATAASGGRLYLYALAAAGQAGVERALTILKDEIERGMRLMGVTSVDRLTRDRLRRR
- a CDS encoding 3-hydroxybutyrate dehydrogenase — encoded protein: MFLKGKCALVTGSTSGIGLAYAKALAAEGATLVINGFGDADAIAAETAALSATSGAPAIHVDADLTRRYGVEALMAAAAKAFGGVDILISNAGMQHVAPVEEFPVEKWDAIIALNLTAAFDAARLAIPHMKAKGWGRIIATASAHSLTASPFKAAYVSAKHGLAGLTKTLALEMATSGITANCISPGYVWTPLVENQIPDTMAARGLSREQVLNDVMLVRQPTRQFVLPEQVAAMALFLCRDDAAQITGSNISMDGGWTAE